From the Lolium rigidum isolate FL_2022 chromosome 2, APGP_CSIRO_Lrig_0.1, whole genome shotgun sequence genome, one window contains:
- the LOC124691224 gene encoding zinc finger CCCH domain-containing protein 13-like isoform X2: MLPPPRRGPAYKTKLCALWQNGNCDRELCSFAHGNVELRRPPSSRPSFPPHHAGRRDYRSADFRGRPDRRFSPRRRHSPGRDPRGHRSLHDRRPTSRERESSFSRSPSRKSERRHEKKTDGGETNSSKSSPISDTNDRKKEKFSSGDDKEDHENQLKQVRFDMAALREDKSHLEIVLDEKMEEVHRISSKVSDLDQQLRREKEEHHRMTSKMKKFIKAHVRFLRAQEELKRSQARFERLGDLLRSDILKRGANEEASSIHIDEDPNAYERSPKATAAKKRPIPYSTSDEAKAAKKRRERDSDTISRSDKYRSEGETTDYDKASKGSDGTKSIYLKKRLWEDEKNKLGNVVSADQVKESPVKHALPSTGMAARALYDLNEAVDLEDRNEQIDALLDDALENDIDDRSRSPLMPPQPPPVAQTAYGQYEDVDEEVDVE; encoded by the exons ATGTTGCCCCCACCTCGCCGCGGCCCGGCGTACAAGACGAAGCTCTGCGCGCTGTGGCAGAACGGCAACTGCGACCGTGAGCTCTGTAGCTTCGCCCACGGCAACGTCGAGCTCCGCCGGCCCCCTTCCTCCCGTCCCTCCTTCCCGCCCCACCATGCCG GGAGAAGAGACTATAGAAGTGCTGACTTCAGAGGCAGGCCTGATAGGAGGTTCTCACCTCGTAGGAGGCATTCCCCTGGAAGAGATCCCAGGGGTCATCGTTCCCTTCATGATCGAAGGCCAACTTCTCGAGAAAGGG AGTCTAGCTTTTCACGGTCTCCCAGCAGGAAGAG TGAGAGGAGGCATGAAAAGAAGACTGATGGTGGAGAAACCAATTCATCCAAGAGTTCCCCTATTTCTGATACTAATGatagaaaaaaggaaaaattctCAAGTGGTGATGACAAAGAAGATCATGAAAATCAG CTGAAACAAGTTAGATTTGATATGGCGGCTTTGCGTGAAGATAAATCTCATCTCGAG ATCGTTTTGGACGAGAAAATGGAGGAAGTGCACAGGATTTCAAGCAAAGTAAGTGATCTTGATCAGCAGCTgaggagggagaaggaagaacatcATAG GATGACGTCAAAGATGAAGAAGTTCATAAAAGCCCATGTTCGGTTTTTGAGAGCTCAGGAAGAGTTGAAAAG GTCACAAGCTCGTTTTGAGAGGCTTGGTGATTTGCTTCGTTCAGATATTTTGAAGCGTGGTGCTAATGAAGAAGCTTCCAGCATCCATATTGATGAAGATCCAAATGCTTATGAAAGGAGTCCAAAAGCTACTGCAGCTAAAAAGAGACCAATCCCATACTCAACTAGTGATGAGGCAAAAGCTG CTAAGAAAAGAAGAGAGCGAGACTCGGATACAATTTCTAGGTCCGATAAATATAGGTCAGAAGGTGAAACTACAGATTATGATAAAGCAAGCAAGGGGAGTGATGGAACAAAATCTATATATTTGAAGAAGAGACTGTGGGAAGATGAAAAGAATAAGCTCGGAAATGTTGTCTCTGCAGACCAG GTGAAAGAATCTCCAGTCAAGCATGCTTTGCCCTCAACTGGCATGGCTGCTCGTGCCTTGTATGATCTTAACGAGGCTGTTGATCTGGAGGATAGAAACGAACAGATAGATGCATTGCTAGATGATGCGCTGGAAAACGATATTGACGACAGAAGTAGATCACCTCTTATGCCCCCGCAACCTCCACCAGTGGCCCAAACTGCTTATGGGCAG TACGAGGACGTTGACGAAGAAGTGGACGTGGAATAA
- the LOC124691224 gene encoding zinc finger CCCH domain-containing protein 13-like isoform X1: protein MLPPPRRGPAYKTKLCALWQNGNCDRELCSFAHGNVELRRPPSSRPSFPPHHAGRRDYRSADFRGRPDRRFSPRRRHSPGRDPRGHRSLHDRRPTSRERESSFSRSPSRKSERRHEKKTDGGETNSSKSSPISDTNDRKKEKFSSGDDKEDHENQLKQVRFDMAALREDKSHLEIVLDEKMEEVHRISSKVSDLDQQLRREKEEHHRMTSKMKKFIKAHVRFLRAQEELKRSQARFERLGDLLRSDILKRGANEEASSIHIDEDPNAYERSPKATAAKKRPIPYSTSDEAKAAKKRRERDSDTISRSDKYRSEGETTDYDKASKGSDGTKSIYLKKRLWEDEKNKLGNVVSADQVKESPVKHALPSTGMAARALYDLNEAVDLEDRNEQIDALLDDALENDIDDRSRSPLMPPQPPPVAQTAYGQSAVLPLSQYEDVDEEVDVE from the exons ATGTTGCCCCCACCTCGCCGCGGCCCGGCGTACAAGACGAAGCTCTGCGCGCTGTGGCAGAACGGCAACTGCGACCGTGAGCTCTGTAGCTTCGCCCACGGCAACGTCGAGCTCCGCCGGCCCCCTTCCTCCCGTCCCTCCTTCCCGCCCCACCATGCCG GGAGAAGAGACTATAGAAGTGCTGACTTCAGAGGCAGGCCTGATAGGAGGTTCTCACCTCGTAGGAGGCATTCCCCTGGAAGAGATCCCAGGGGTCATCGTTCCCTTCATGATCGAAGGCCAACTTCTCGAGAAAGGG AGTCTAGCTTTTCACGGTCTCCCAGCAGGAAGAG TGAGAGGAGGCATGAAAAGAAGACTGATGGTGGAGAAACCAATTCATCCAAGAGTTCCCCTATTTCTGATACTAATGatagaaaaaaggaaaaattctCAAGTGGTGATGACAAAGAAGATCATGAAAATCAG CTGAAACAAGTTAGATTTGATATGGCGGCTTTGCGTGAAGATAAATCTCATCTCGAG ATCGTTTTGGACGAGAAAATGGAGGAAGTGCACAGGATTTCAAGCAAAGTAAGTGATCTTGATCAGCAGCTgaggagggagaaggaagaacatcATAG GATGACGTCAAAGATGAAGAAGTTCATAAAAGCCCATGTTCGGTTTTTGAGAGCTCAGGAAGAGTTGAAAAG GTCACAAGCTCGTTTTGAGAGGCTTGGTGATTTGCTTCGTTCAGATATTTTGAAGCGTGGTGCTAATGAAGAAGCTTCCAGCATCCATATTGATGAAGATCCAAATGCTTATGAAAGGAGTCCAAAAGCTACTGCAGCTAAAAAGAGACCAATCCCATACTCAACTAGTGATGAGGCAAAAGCTG CTAAGAAAAGAAGAGAGCGAGACTCGGATACAATTTCTAGGTCCGATAAATATAGGTCAGAAGGTGAAACTACAGATTATGATAAAGCAAGCAAGGGGAGTGATGGAACAAAATCTATATATTTGAAGAAGAGACTGTGGGAAGATGAAAAGAATAAGCTCGGAAATGTTGTCTCTGCAGACCAG GTGAAAGAATCTCCAGTCAAGCATGCTTTGCCCTCAACTGGCATGGCTGCTCGTGCCTTGTATGATCTTAACGAGGCTGTTGATCTGGAGGATAGAAACGAACAGATAGATGCATTGCTAGATGATGCGCTGGAAAACGATATTGACGACAGAAGTAGATCACCTCTTATGCCCCCGCAACCTCCACCAGTGGCCCAAACTGCTTATGGGCAG TCTGCTGTGTTGCCCCTTTCCCAGTACGAGGACGTTGACGAAGAAGTGGACGTGGAATAA
- the LOC124691224 gene encoding zinc finger CCCH domain-containing protein 13-like isoform X3, with product MGVLSPYHSIFFVDMSSSSHKTRKPFLLLGRRDYRSADFRGRPDRRFSPRRRHSPGRDPRGHRSLHDRRPTSRERESSFSRSPSRKSERRHEKKTDGGETNSSKSSPISDTNDRKKEKFSSGDDKEDHENQLKQVRFDMAALREDKSHLEIVLDEKMEEVHRISSKVSDLDQQLRREKEEHHRMTSKMKKFIKAHVRFLRAQEELKRSQARFERLGDLLRSDILKRGANEEASSIHIDEDPNAYERSPKATAAKKRPIPYSTSDEAKAAKKRRERDSDTISRSDKYRSEGETTDYDKASKGSDGTKSIYLKKRLWEDEKNKLGNVVSADQVKESPVKHALPSTGMAARALYDLNEAVDLEDRNEQIDALLDDALENDIDDRSRSPLMPPQPPPVAQTAYGQSAVLPLSQYEDVDEEVDVE from the exons ATGGGTGTCCTTTCTCCATATCATTCCATTTTCTTTGTTGACATGAGCTCTTCCTCGCATAAAACGCGTAAACCTTTCTTACTTCTAGGGAGAAGAGACTATAGAAGTGCTGACTTCAGAGGCAGGCCTGATAGGAGGTTCTCACCTCGTAGGAGGCATTCCCCTGGAAGAGATCCCAGGGGTCATCGTTCCCTTCATGATCGAAGGCCAACTTCTCGAGAAAGGG AGTCTAGCTTTTCACGGTCTCCCAGCAGGAAGAG TGAGAGGAGGCATGAAAAGAAGACTGATGGTGGAGAAACCAATTCATCCAAGAGTTCCCCTATTTCTGATACTAATGatagaaaaaaggaaaaattctCAAGTGGTGATGACAAAGAAGATCATGAAAATCAG CTGAAACAAGTTAGATTTGATATGGCGGCTTTGCGTGAAGATAAATCTCATCTCGAG ATCGTTTTGGACGAGAAAATGGAGGAAGTGCACAGGATTTCAAGCAAAGTAAGTGATCTTGATCAGCAGCTgaggagggagaaggaagaacatcATAG GATGACGTCAAAGATGAAGAAGTTCATAAAAGCCCATGTTCGGTTTTTGAGAGCTCAGGAAGAGTTGAAAAG GTCACAAGCTCGTTTTGAGAGGCTTGGTGATTTGCTTCGTTCAGATATTTTGAAGCGTGGTGCTAATGAAGAAGCTTCCAGCATCCATATTGATGAAGATCCAAATGCTTATGAAAGGAGTCCAAAAGCTACTGCAGCTAAAAAGAGACCAATCCCATACTCAACTAGTGATGAGGCAAAAGCTG CTAAGAAAAGAAGAGAGCGAGACTCGGATACAATTTCTAGGTCCGATAAATATAGGTCAGAAGGTGAAACTACAGATTATGATAAAGCAAGCAAGGGGAGTGATGGAACAAAATCTATATATTTGAAGAAGAGACTGTGGGAAGATGAAAAGAATAAGCTCGGAAATGTTGTCTCTGCAGACCAG GTGAAAGAATCTCCAGTCAAGCATGCTTTGCCCTCAACTGGCATGGCTGCTCGTGCCTTGTATGATCTTAACGAGGCTGTTGATCTGGAGGATAGAAACGAACAGATAGATGCATTGCTAGATGATGCGCTGGAAAACGATATTGACGACAGAAGTAGATCACCTCTTATGCCCCCGCAACCTCCACCAGTGGCCCAAACTGCTTATGGGCAG TCTGCTGTGTTGCCCCTTTCCCAGTACGAGGACGTTGACGAAGAAGTGGACGTGGAATAA